The DNA region TTTGGACACCCCAACTATTCTTCTCTCCTTATACCTGCTGGGGGTTTTGCTTTTTTCCTTTCGTTTTTTCAAAAATTTAGGAAATATTTTGGTCAACATCCGCAACAATCCAAAATTACGAATGCAGTCCTTTATAAATGTATTGCTCAAAGATGATACGGTACCCCATACCTTTTTCAATTACATTTTCCTAAACCAAAAAGAATTTGAAGCAAGGAAAATTCCTCAAGAGGTACTGATCCATGAAACTGCACATGCCAAGCAAAAACACAGCTTAGATATTCTTTTTATAGAATTACTCCAAGTCATCTTTTGGTTCAATCCTTTGATCTACATCATAAAAAAATGGATTAAACTAAATCACGAATTTTTAGCCGACCAAGCCGTTCTAGATCACGGGACACCTACACCTTATTACCAACATATACTTCTCCAGTTTGCCTCATCAACAAACCGAAAAGATAATCAGTCGAGTTTGGCTAACGCCATCAATTATTCATCAATCAAAAAACGTTTTACAGTCATGAAAAAAAGAACCTCAAAAAATTCAGTGGTCTTGCGGAGTTTCTCTGCCATACCGCTAATCACAGTCCTTTTGCTTGGTTTTAGCGAACAAGTTACGTTACCCAAAGAAGAAGTTGCCTCAGCAGAAATTATTCTAAATGACGCCACAGAAGCCGAAATAGCACAATACAATCAACTCGCCAAAAAGTACAATGCCATAGCTCAAGAGAAAAGAAAAATCACTCCCGAAAATTTAAAAACCTTGGAGCTCATTTATCGTAAAATGTCCGAAAAACAGAAAAAAGAAGCTGAGCCTTTTCCTGAATGCCCGGAGACCCAAACCCATAAAAAACTAGGTGCCTGTTCTGATCAAATAACAGAATACAACACATTGGCAAAAAAGTACAATGCTATGATAGTGCAAAGCGGCAACATTCACATCAGAAAAAAAGATGTGGACCGTATGCAGTATTTATACGCATTAATGACCACAAAACAACGTGCAAGTGCTGAATCATTTCCTGATTTTCCCAAACCTCCTGCACCACCGACACCCCCAGGTCCTCCAGAAGAGGCCGTATCAATAGCAGACAGCAACATTGAAGTAGTGGTTAACGAACAACGTATAGTGAAAATTCTAGAAAATAAAGAAATATATGATGAAGTCAGTGTGGTTGAACATCTAAATCAACATACCGATGAAATAAATCCTCACATTATTAAAGCTGGTTATATACAAATGCCACCAAATCCGCCCGAACCAAAAACCCCCTTAAAACATGCCAAAGAAATGGCTAAAAAAGATGCTGTGTTTTATCTAGAAGATGAAGAAATTACTGCGGAGAAAGCTATTAAAATCCTAAAGAAAAATAAAAACATCAATATCGATAGCCGAAGTAAAAAAGGCCAAAAGCCTCAGGTACGATTATCCGTTAAACCCATTGAAATTTAAAGCTGACCAGCACCAAACTATGTCTTAAAGCCTTCTAAATAGAAGGCTTTTTTTGTAAC from Zobellia alginiliquefaciens includes:
- a CDS encoding M56 family metallopeptidase, with the translated sequence MVLFLLKSAACLAIFMAFYKLVLENERMHGFKRLYLILALLLSITIPSITFVEYVEVSSLVQEPKNGATPLTEVIASTPAEESLSLDTPTILLSLYLLGVLLFSFRFFKNLGNILVNIRNNPKLRMQSFINVLLKDDTVPHTFFNYIFLNQKEFEARKIPQEVLIHETAHAKQKHSLDILFIELLQVIFWFNPLIYIIKKWIKLNHEFLADQAVLDHGTPTPYYQHILLQFASSTNRKDNQSSLANAINYSSIKKRFTVMKKRTSKNSVVLRSFSAIPLITVLLLGFSEQVTLPKEEVASAEIILNDATEAEIAQYNQLAKKYNAIAQEKRKITPENLKTLELIYRKMSEKQKKEAEPFPECPETQTHKKLGACSDQITEYNTLAKKYNAMIVQSGNIHIRKKDVDRMQYLYALMTTKQRASAESFPDFPKPPAPPTPPGPPEEAVSIADSNIEVVVNEQRIVKILENKEIYDEVSVVEHLNQHTDEINPHIIKAGYIQMPPNPPEPKTPLKHAKEMAKKDAVFYLEDEEITAEKAIKILKKNKNINIDSRSKKGQKPQVRLSVKPIEI